One genomic segment of Candidatus Zixiibacteriota bacterium includes these proteins:
- a CDS encoding tetratricopeptide repeat protein, producing MISRKDIHRILLIFTCIFFVASIGTVQAQSEKAKELFNEGVDAESAGDLKTAKTKYEAAIAEDAEYSKPHFNLGAILFKQKDYKKAQEHFEKVTQLNPDNVDGWKNLGLAATKTGDLTIGDNAFSEALKRKPEDVEIMEAYAMLFYNNNAYDRAISKLEQLIKHKPKDKKIFYFLGKSYTEVGKTDEAVDNFSSAAKIDPKYHMAYFEMGNIYLDQESWSKSMSNYEKAVKYDPRHYQSWFNLGSACLGQQTESSVVRAYEAYNQFLKLTSGSKNSQIKTMRGQAQGIVKKLVDYFDQAGIAYD from the coding sequence TTGATTAGCAGAAAGGACATTCACAGGATACTCTTGATCTTCACCTGTATTTTCTTCGTAGCTTCCATTGGAACGGTTCAGGCCCAGAGCGAAAAGGCCAAGGAACTGTTCAATGAGGGGGTCGATGCCGAAAGCGCGGGCGACCTCAAAACAGCCAAAACCAAATATGAAGCGGCGATTGCCGAAGATGCGGAATACTCAAAACCCCACTTTAACCTGGGCGCCATACTCTTCAAGCAAAAAGACTACAAGAAGGCCCAGGAACACTTTGAGAAAGTTACCCAGCTCAACCCGGATAACGTCGACGGCTGGAAAAACCTGGGGCTGGCAGCGACTAAGACCGGCGATCTCACAATCGGTGATAACGCTTTTTCAGAGGCACTCAAGCGCAAGCCGGAGGATGTAGAGATTATGGAAGCTTACGCCATGCTGTTCTACAACAATAACGCTTATGACCGCGCTATCAGCAAGCTCGAACAGCTCATTAAGCATAAACCCAAAGACAAGAAAATCTTCTATTTTTTAGGTAAATCGTATACAGAAGTCGGCAAGACCGACGAGGCTGTCGACAATTTCTCCAGCGCGGCCAAAATCGACCCCAAATATCACATGGCTTACTTTGAGATGGGAAATATCTACCTCGACCAGGAATCATGGTCGAAGTCGATGTCCAACTATGAAAAAGCAGTTAAGTATGATCCCAGGCACTACCAGTCCTGGTTTAACCTCGGCTCAGCCTGTCTCGGTCAGCAGACTGAAAGCTCCGTGGTACGAGCTTACGAGGCCTACAACCAGTTTTTGAAACTAACTTCCGGGAGTAAAAACTCGCAGATTAAAACAATGCGGGGACAGGCTCAGGGGATCGTCAAGAAACTGGTCGATTACTTTGATCAAGCAGGCATTGCTTACGATTGA